A stretch of bacterium DNA encodes these proteins:
- a CDS encoding CBS domain-containing protein encodes MNAGITKARVDSLNPRKPLYVEKDATVADVVAMMEQTKSGCILVRDKGALIGTLSERTILRNLIAMHMEFSHTPVTRLMSTDTHCLYADDSAEYALNEMTFGGFRNITVLSQVGDPSGILTFEDILDHILAKMHVRLDTEEKKPRSSEKKRAREKQGIDPEDFDRPIGVLDPPAALCVESGGLLKDAVRQMADRNIGCVMVVRDKKLIGTVTERFLLYKIAHETPDFDTAKVDDYMRVAPQCLQMHDPISAAIRILALHDVRHIPIVNENGEPVAFTSVRGVIDYIVSFYPDEIINLPPHPMRFGLRDEAGA; translated from the coding sequence ATGAATGCAGGAATTACCAAAGCCCGTGTGGATTCACTCAATCCCCGCAAACCGCTCTATGTAGAAAAAGATGCGACCGTGGCCGATGTGGTCGCGATGATGGAGCAAACCAAAAGCGGATGTATTTTGGTGCGTGACAAAGGCGCATTGATAGGAACGCTGTCCGAGCGGACCATTCTTCGCAATCTGATCGCGATGCATATGGAGTTTTCACATACGCCGGTTACGCGCCTGATGAGCACTGATACGCATTGTTTGTATGCCGACGATTCGGCGGAGTACGCGCTCAATGAAATGACGTTCGGCGGATTTCGCAATATCACCGTACTCAGCCAGGTCGGAGATCCGAGCGGCATTCTCACGTTCGAAGACATCTTGGATCACATTTTAGCCAAAATGCATGTCCGGCTTGATACCGAAGAAAAAAAACCGCGTTCATCCGAAAAAAAACGAGCCCGTGAAAAGCAAGGCATTGATCCCGAAGATTTTGATCGTCCGATCGGTGTCCTGGATCCGCCCGCGGCTTTGTGTGTGGAGTCCGGCGGCCTGCTCAAAGATGCGGTGCGGCAGATGGCCGATCGCAATATCGGCTGCGTCATGGTTGTGCGTGACAAAAAATTGATCGGTACCGTGACGGAGCGTTTTTTATTGTACAAGATCGCACACGAGACGCCGGATTTTGATACCGCTAAAGTGGATGACTATATGCGTGTCGCACCGCAGTGTCTGCAAATGCACGACCCTATTAGCGCGGCGATTCGTATCCTTGCACTGCACGATGTACGCCATATCCCGATCGTCAATGAAAACGGCGAACCGGTTGCGTTTACGTCCGTACGCGGCGTGATTGATTATATCGTATCGTTTTATCCGGATGAAATCATCAATCTTCCGCCGCATCCGATGCGTTTCGGTTTACGCGACGAAGCCGGCGCATAA
- a CDS encoding hydrogenase maturation protease gives MKEYNVITTPASVVVIGIGNEYRRDDRAGIEVARAIADMCLPDVCVIEHNGDGSSLQDVWSDARWVIIIDTVCSDNIPGTIYRLRANADIIPGNFFNYSSHAYSISEAIELAKALHHPVPEVIIYGIEGANFEFGEELTPNVREKIGDLITRVCQDIERIMQESPVSA, from the coding sequence ATGAAAGAATATAATGTTATCACAACGCCGGCATCGGTCGTCGTGATCGGCATCGGCAATGAATACCGGCGGGATGATCGCGCCGGTATCGAAGTGGCGCGCGCCATAGCGGACATGTGTTTACCGGATGTGTGCGTCATCGAACATAACGGCGACGGCTCGTCGCTGCAAGATGTATGGTCCGATGCACGATGGGTTATCATCATAGATACAGTGTGTTCGGATAACATACCGGGGACCATCTACAGGCTTCGGGCTAATGCCGATATTATACCCGGTAATTTTTTCAATTACTCTTCGCATGCCTATAGTATTTCCGAGGCTATCGAATTGGCCAAAGCATTACACCATCCCGTTCCGGAAGTCATTATTTACGGCATAGAGGGCGCCAATTTTGAATTTGGCGAAGAGCTCACACCCAATGTTCGCGAAAAAATCGGCGACCTCATCACACGCGTGTGCCAGGATATCGAGCGCATTATGCAGGAGTCTCCGGTATCGGCGTAA
- a CDS encoding MmcQ/YjbR family DNA-binding protein, translating to MNLETIRTYCLKKKSTDEDFPFDHETLVFRVSGKIFALINTHIAEFINLKADPEKAIEWRERYEGVQPGYHMNKKLWNSVYLDGSVPDKEIFLMIDHSYDEVVKKLPKKERIKIQP from the coding sequence ATGAATCTCGAAACGATCCGCACATATTGTCTTAAGAAAAAATCAACCGATGAGGATTTTCCGTTTGATCACGAAACATTGGTATTCCGGGTCAGTGGAAAAATTTTCGCTCTCATCAATACCCATATTGCCGAATTTATCAATCTCAAAGCCGATCCTGAAAAAGCCATCGAATGGCGCGAGCGTTACGAAGGCGTTCAACCGGGATACCACATGAATAAAAAATTGTGGAATAGCGTGTATTTGGACGGATCCGTGCCGGATAAAGAAATTTTTCTAATGATTGATCATTCCTACGACGAAGTCGTCAAAAAACTCCCTAAAAAAGAACGTATAAAAATTCAGCCTTGA
- a CDS encoding HAMP domain-containing protein — protein MRVSLRWKFILGFIAFGAFLVATTSTVFYIAYRTAITGKIETDLISESQRFSEFVSFTDDSITVEDSDEWKELEHIKISPYARYIIITDNQFKTVRKTRNLADVEFQSYYPFKPTPEANAVLLDVENEKYVCVIYPIHRKGRPAAYVLAAHNFRIADRYIDVFENTMIFSMAVVILLGTIVAYFFVRRITKPMIEIIRVADTINLEHLDQRITLESPDEEIQNLVTTLNQLLDRLHRSFNQINEFSSNVSHELRTPLTILRGNIEVALSRERTPEAYVEVLSDLLEEVLSVIQIVDGLLLLARGDARQIVTEKQRWFVGDIISEFSKDWEAIASLRHQTIKLSPCPPLYVQGDKNLLSQLFLNIITNASKYSPPDSVIEIETRGVTLSTNSYAKITVQDHGMGIPSEDVPKIFERFYRVNKDRARESGGTGLGLAIVRMIVELHDGKIELESKQGHGTTISILLPAASS, from the coding sequence ATGCGCGTATCGCTTCGATGGAAATTCATACTCGGCTTTATTGCTTTCGGTGCTTTTCTGGTGGCTACGACTTCGACGGTTTTTTATATCGCCTATCGTACGGCTATCACCGGAAAAATCGAAACCGATCTTATTTCCGAATCACAACGGTTCTCTGAGTTTGTTTCTTTTACCGATGATTCGATCACTGTAGAAGATTCCGATGAATGGAAAGAACTCGAACACATCAAAATCTCGCCGTACGCACGCTATATCATTATCACGGATAATCAATTTAAAACGGTACGCAAAACGCGAAACCTAGCCGATGTGGAGTTTCAATCGTATTACCCATTCAAACCCACGCCGGAAGCGAATGCGGTCTTACTGGATGTCGAAAATGAAAAATACGTATGTGTGATTTATCCGATCCACCGCAAAGGACGCCCGGCCGCGTATGTTTTAGCCGCGCATAATTTCAGAATTGCCGACCGCTATATTGACGTTTTCGAAAACACCATGATTTTTTCAATGGCGGTGGTCATTTTATTGGGCACCATCGTAGCGTATTTTTTTGTACGGCGGATCACTAAGCCGATGATCGAAATCATCCGTGTGGCTGATACCATCAATTTGGAACATCTGGATCAACGCATCACCCTGGAAAGCCCCGACGAAGAAATACAAAACCTCGTTACGACGCTCAATCAACTATTGGATCGTCTTCATCGCTCTTTTAATCAGATCAACGAATTTTCGTCCAATGTCTCTCACGAATTGCGAACACCGCTGACTATTTTGCGCGGTAATATCGAAGTGGCGCTCTCCCGTGAACGAACACCCGAAGCCTACGTCGAAGTACTGTCTGATCTTTTGGAAGAAGTGTTATCCGTCATTCAGATCGTGGACGGTTTGTTACTGCTGGCGCGCGGTGATGCACGTCAGATCGTAACCGAAAAACAACGCTGGTTTGTCGGTGACATCATCAGTGAATTTTCTAAAGACTGGGAAGCCATCGCTTCTTTGCGGCATCAGACGATAAAATTGAGCCCATGCCCGCCCTTGTATGTCCAAGGTGATAAAAATCTGCTGAGCCAGTTATTTCTCAATATTATCACCAATGCCTCCAAATATTCGCCACCGGATTCCGTGATCGAAATCGAAACCCGGGGTGTTACGCTTTCAACGAATTCATATGCAAAAATCACCGTACAGGATCACGGCATGGGCATTCCCTCTGAAGATGTACCGAAAATTTTTGAACGGTTCTATCGCGTCAATAAAGACCGTGCACGGGAAAGCGGCGGGACCGGGCTTGGGCTTGCCATCGTACGCATGATCGTCGAACTGCATGACGGAAAAATCGAGCTGGAGAGCAAACAAGGCCACGGAACTACAATTTCGATTTTATTGCCCGCAGCATCGTCATAA
- a CDS encoding 2-oxoacid:acceptor oxidoreductase family protein, protein MKTSVFYENFERHAHGEGLKGHSTHYCPGCGHGLAHKFLAETIDELGIQDRTIAISPVGCSVFMYYYLDVGNTQAAHGRAPSVAIAHKMANPNSIVISYQGDGDLASIGLAEIMQAAQLGIPITVIFVNNAIYGMTGGQMAPTTLMGQKTSTSPHGRDTMMGMPLRMSEILAQMDGPVYIERVALYDSKQRVHAKKAIKKALQLQVEGRGFAFVEILSECPTHLKMTPSEAEAWVEKEMTAVFPLGVKKDVPREPWFMLEEPNFDAAKMMEKINASSQKEKRFCTAFPHHIAPHDIALKLAGSGGDGAQTAAMLITRAGINEGFDATHIPSYGPESRGGTSYADVHIAEEEVLSPASPHPNVLIAFNAPSLLKFGPQVAANGIILYDSSVIPNPPNFNHGVRMYGIPFTQIGMDLGRAMVKNIVALGALQAATQMFPKDTFLTAIRQALKDKCAMIPLNEEAFDWGIRAFHGEIAKPGEPVV, encoded by the coding sequence ATGAAAACGAGCGTATTTTATGAAAATTTTGAGCGGCACGCCCACGGTGAAGGACTCAAAGGTCATTCGACCCACTACTGCCCGGGATGTGGCCACGGCTTGGCACATAAGTTTTTAGCCGAGACGATAGACGAACTGGGTATACAGGATCGTACCATCGCGATTTCACCCGTCGGATGCAGCGTATTTATGTATTATTATCTGGATGTAGGTAATACCCAAGCCGCACACGGACGCGCTCCGTCGGTAGCGATCGCTCATAAGATGGCCAATCCCAATTCGATCGTCATCAGTTATCAGGGTGACGGCGATCTTGCATCCATAGGCTTGGCAGAAATCATGCAGGCCGCGCAACTGGGCATTCCCATCACCGTGATTTTTGTGAATAATGCAATCTACGGTATGACCGGCGGCCAAATGGCGCCCACCACGCTGATGGGACAAAAAACATCCACCTCACCGCACGGCCGCGATACGATGATGGGTATGCCGCTGCGCATGTCAGAAATCCTCGCGCAGATGGACGGGCCTGTCTATATCGAACGTGTCGCTTTGTACGACAGCAAACAGCGCGTGCATGCCAAAAAAGCCATCAAAAAAGCTTTGCAGCTTCAGGTCGAAGGCCGCGGATTTGCGTTCGTCGAGATTTTATCGGAATGCCCCACGCATCTCAAGATGACACCTTCGGAAGCGGAAGCCTGGGTAGAAAAAGAAATGACGGCTGTATTTCCGCTGGGCGTAAAAAAAGACGTGCCGCGCGAACCGTGGTTTATGCTGGAGGAACCGAATTTTGATGCAGCCAAGATGATGGAAAAGATCAACGCTTCATCGCAAAAGGAAAAACGTTTTTGTACGGCGTTCCCGCACCACATCGCACCGCACGATATCGCGCTGAAGCTCGCAGGGTCCGGCGGTGACGGCGCACAAACGGCAGCTATGCTGATCACCCGCGCCGGTATCAATGAAGGTTTTGATGCAACTCATATTCCAAGCTACGGACCCGAGTCGCGCGGCGGCACGTCCTACGCGGATGTACACATCGCGGAAGAGGAAGTGCTTTCCCCTGCTTCACCGCATCCCAATGTCCTCATCGCATTTAATGCGCCAAGCCTTCTCAAATTTGGTCCGCAGGTTGCTGCCAATGGTATTATTTTATACGACAGCTCCGTGATCCCCAATCCACCTAACTTTAATCACGGTGTACGTATGTATGGCATTCCTTTTACTCAGATCGGTATGGATCTTGGCCGGGCGATGGTCAAAAATATCGTCGCGCTCGGCGCACTCCAGGCGGCGACTCAGATGTTTCCCAAAGATACATTCCTTACCGCCATTCGTCAGGCGCTCAAAGACAAATGCGCCATGATCCCGCTCAACGAAGAAGCTTTTGATTGGGGAATCCGGGCATTCCACGGCGAAATAGCCAAGCCCGGTGAACCCGTGGTGTAA
- a CDS encoding cyclic nucleotide-binding domain-containing protein produces MKDLKFFLMQHPLLIDMSAEHVELIIGCASNVRFDTGQIIFREGQEANEFYLIRQGKIALEIGSPGRGHIGIHTLTEGDILGWSWLIPPYHWQFDARALDLTLAIALDGRCLRNKCESDHELGYQLLKRFSHIVTQRLESTRLQILDMIEHV; encoded by the coding sequence ATGAAAGATTTGAAGTTTTTTCTGATGCAGCACCCGTTACTGATTGATATGTCAGCCGAGCACGTTGAATTGATCATCGGTTGTGCATCCAATGTGCGGTTTGATACGGGACAAATTATTTTTCGCGAAGGGCAGGAGGCTAACGAATTTTATCTGATCCGCCAAGGCAAGATTGCATTAGAAATCGGATCGCCCGGTCGCGGTCACATCGGCATACATACGTTGACCGAAGGCGATATCCTCGGATGGTCATGGCTCATCCCGCCGTACCATTGGCAATTTGATGCGCGGGCTTTGGATTTGACATTAGCTATAGCACTGGATGGACGATGCCTGCGCAACAAATGCGAATCCGATCATGAACTCGGATACCAATTGCTCAAACGGTTTTCGCATATCGTGACCCAGCGCCTGGAATCCACACGGCTCCAGATTTTGGACATGATCGAACACGTATAA
- a CDS encoding FAD:protein FMN transferase has product MHRRQFLKTSGAMLLVCAGAGLGPLLLSRRRVYTMTRPLMGTIGEIHVVSDDARWADRAMEAAFEELQRLESLLTYFSPASDVGRINAAVTGAEIRVAPETADLIERALHWSKVTDGGFEPGLGKVSDTWDVKHRTEPPAQDVWQRFAGLSLHRFIHVTSGSEASVKILSPDVRLDLGGIAKGYAADRAAEVLKKEGITQALINLGGDIVALGQRADGEGWRVGVRDPERADVMATIVTLHDQAIATSGTYEQYFRSGGRVYHHLIDPKLAEPKRAQFQSLTIVGTNGRDTDALATGLFFSTDENKKKILADHTDRFQCMTWGA; this is encoded by the coding sequence ATGCACCGAAGACAATTTCTCAAAACAAGCGGCGCCATGCTGCTGGTATGTGCCGGAGCCGGCCTGGGACCATTGCTTTTATCAAGACGCCGTGTGTACACGATGACGCGCCCTCTGATGGGAACGATCGGCGAAATCCATGTCGTGTCGGACGATGCGCGCTGGGCCGATCGCGCCATGGAAGCGGCGTTTGAGGAATTACAGAGACTTGAAAGTCTATTGACATATTTTTCGCCGGCCAGCGATGTCGGACGTATCAATGCGGCGGTGACGGGCGCGGAAATTCGCGTTGCACCGGAAACGGCCGATCTGATCGAACGGGCGCTGCATTGGTCCAAAGTGACCGACGGCGGATTTGAGCCCGGGCTGGGAAAAGTGAGCGATACCTGGGATGTGAAGCATCGCACGGAGCCGCCCGCGCAAGACGTATGGCAGCGGTTCGCCGGACTGTCCCTGCATCGTTTTATTCATGTGACGAGTGGCTCCGAGGCGTCGGTAAAAATTTTATCACCCGACGTACGGCTTGATCTTGGCGGTATCGCCAAAGGGTATGCCGCTGATCGTGCCGCCGAAGTTTTGAAAAAAGAAGGGATCACGCAGGCGCTGATCAATCTGGGAGGAGATATCGTCGCACTGGGCCAGCGAGCCGACGGCGAAGGCTGGCGTGTCGGTGTGCGCGATCCCGAACGTGCCGATGTGATGGCGACTATCGTGACACTGCATGATCAGGCGATCGCGACGTCGGGTACGTATGAACAGTATTTCCGTTCCGGCGGACGCGTGTACCATCATTTGATCGATCCCAAACTAGCCGAACCCAAACGGGCACAGTTCCAAAGCCTGACTATCGTCGGGACCAATGGACGCGACACGGATGCGCTGGCTACGGGTTTGTTTTTTAGCACGGATGAAAATAAAAAGAAAATTCTCGCCGATCATACCGACCGATTTCAATGCATGACGTGGGGCGCATGA
- a CDS encoding response regulator transcription factor gives MRILLIEDDRKVASFIQRGLSEAGNAVDIVYDGRSGQTQAEVENYDLLIVDWMLPNKDGVSVCRDLRANGYTLPILLLTARETVNDRVTGLDAGADDYLTKPFAFNELLARTRALMRRGSRTLDLFTVDDLEMNLSERRVTRGGQWIELSNREFSILEYLLRNKNRLVTRTSLTEHVWDIHFDRGTNIVDVYINYLRKKIDTGTRKPLIHTIRGAGYMLKEPD, from the coding sequence ATGCGCATTTTATTGATCGAAGATGACCGCAAAGTGGCATCCTTCATTCAGCGCGGATTGAGCGAGGCCGGAAATGCCGTGGATATCGTATATGACGGCCGCTCCGGTCAGACACAGGCCGAAGTCGAAAATTACGATTTGCTGATCGTGGATTGGATGTTACCTAATAAAGACGGCGTTTCCGTTTGCCGCGACTTACGCGCCAATGGTTACACGTTGCCCATACTCCTGCTTACAGCACGTGAAACCGTCAACGATCGTGTCACCGGACTGGATGCCGGCGCCGATGACTACCTGACCAAACCGTTTGCGTTCAACGAACTTCTTGCACGCACACGCGCGCTCATGCGCCGTGGATCGCGTACGCTGGATCTTTTTACCGTGGATGATCTGGAAATGAATCTTTCCGAACGGCGCGTTACCCGCGGCGGACAATGGATCGAATTATCCAATCGTGAATTTTCGATACTTGAGTATCTACTGCGTAACAAAAATCGCCTTGTGACCCGCACTTCACTGACCGAGCACGTATGGGATATCCACTTTGACCGGGGAACCAATATCGTGGACGTCTATATCAACTATCTTCGCAAAAAAATTGATACGGGAACCCGTAAGCCTTTGATTCACACCATTCGCGGTGCCGGATATATGCTCAAGGAGCCGGATTAG
- a CDS encoding adenylate/guanylate cyclase domain-containing protein: MFKKYGVLTAACIFGIGTFSVYLFGEWHEIQDEGLRWFLELPHMTLSFFLIIMLPLAVHQMAILIERKNETRMLWTRFMVVVVLPYIVVATYLAAEWDEIEEEWLPWLIKPSHFLIVLINGIMIPGILWLIINKFIQLWDERERFLKRIVELENELRSFVHPEVYKRIYEKTSLEATGAFKIIMADMQGFTKFCEAHSAAEVANLANEFCNLMDERIRQVGGITLSYAGDLVFALFDEHIASDDIVGVAKKMQETFRAFAQAKFPDWDTNLNIGIHYSRDIVLGTIGGGSAQKHFTANGFGICEVSRMCSEADHGQILVSEAFAETVTSDPIRSRLIGIAWSKQPKNITVPPVMFEYRLVEMK, encoded by the coding sequence ATGTTTAAAAAGTACGGCGTACTCACAGCGGCTTGTATTTTCGGTATAGGCACGTTCTCAGTTTATCTTTTCGGAGAATGGCATGAAATACAAGATGAAGGTCTGCGTTGGTTTTTAGAATTGCCGCACATGACCTTATCTTTTTTTCTGATCATCATGCTTCCTTTAGCGGTCCATCAGATGGCTATTCTGATTGAGCGTAAGAATGAGACGCGGATGTTGTGGACACGATTTATGGTGGTCGTCGTGCTGCCGTATATCGTCGTGGCGACCTATCTGGCCGCCGAATGGGATGAGATCGAGGAGGAGTGGTTGCCGTGGTTGATCAAACCGTCTCATTTTCTGATTGTACTGATCAATGGGATTATGATTCCGGGCATTCTGTGGCTGATCATCAATAAATTCATACAGCTTTGGGATGAACGCGAGCGTTTCTTAAAACGCATTGTCGAGTTAGAAAATGAGTTGCGTTCATTTGTACATCCCGAGGTGTACAAGCGTATTTATGAAAAAACTTCGCTGGAAGCTACCGGCGCATTTAAAATTATCATGGCGGACATGCAGGGATTCACAAAGTTTTGTGAAGCTCATTCGGCTGCAGAGGTTGCCAATCTGGCTAATGAATTCTGTAACTTGATGGACGAACGTATTCGGCAAGTCGGAGGAATCACATTATCCTATGCCGGTGATTTGGTGTTTGCGCTTTTTGATGAACACATTGCAAGTGACGATATCGTAGGGGTGGCTAAAAAAATGCAGGAAACGTTTCGCGCGTTTGCACAAGCCAAATTTCCGGATTGGGATACGAACCTCAATATCGGCATTCATTATAGCCGGGATATCGTACTAGGAACAATAGGCGGCGGAAGTGCACAGAAACATTTTACGGCCAATGGATTTGGCATCTGCGAAGTGTCGCGTATGTGTTCAGAAGCCGATCATGGGCAGATTCTCGTTTCGGAAGCATTTGCAGAAACCGTCACGAGTGACCCAATACGATCACGTCTCATAGGAATTGCATGGAGTAAACAGCCCAAAAATATTACAGTGCCTCCGGTTATGTTTGAATACCGTTTAGTTGAAATGAAATAA
- the vorB gene encoding 3-methyl-2-oxobutanoate dehydrogenase subunit VorB: protein MKARPKPFVMPEFCKGCERCVEACAKGCITPGHEVHPVSGMIPIELHLEECSGCGLCISACPEPFGLRPLENEPFVEMVDPFSLNGPRPTSSQPAEDIAARLIALPPSEPLVIKGTYASAIGALLAGCRHFYGYPITPSTEGSELMAKLLPELNGVFVQAVSEVAAVNYLYGCASAGLPCMTFTSSPGFSLMLEGISYMIGAELPAVFVNVMRGGPGLGNIGPEQADIKLVCRGLGHGNTHAIVLAPSSPQEMMDLTMQAFQLAFKYRNPVIVVGDGYMGQMTGKVELPDHMIKPGLPAWAVWGDEAHRGNLISSIQLSEQDLEKHNLMINQKYAQMTHHEQQADLFRCEDADVLIVAANTPARMAKGAVQELRRQGMRVGLFRPITLWPFPIDRLKPLLYHVKQIICVEAGNGQLEDELRLAMSKAELPMPRVEHVRHFGGVLPQTHEIVEKVLSMEEVIA, encoded by the coding sequence ATGAAAGCCAGACCTAAACCATTTGTAATGCCCGAATTTTGTAAAGGCTGCGAACGTTGCGTCGAAGCCTGCGCCAAAGGCTGCATCACACCCGGGCACGAAGTGCATCCCGTCAGCGGGATGATACCGATCGAATTGCATCTCGAAGAATGCTCCGGCTGCGGGCTCTGTATCAGCGCCTGTCCCGAACCTTTTGGGTTACGACCGCTGGAAAACGAACCTTTTGTCGAAATGGTGGATCCGTTTTCGCTCAACGGTCCGCGCCCCACTTCCTCGCAACCTGCCGAAGATATCGCGGCACGCCTGATCGCATTGCCACCGAGCGAACCGCTTGTCATCAAAGGTACGTACGCTTCCGCGATCGGCGCGCTGCTCGCAGGATGCCGTCATTTTTACGGTTATCCTATCACGCCGTCTACCGAAGGTTCGGAACTCATGGCGAAATTATTGCCCGAACTCAACGGCGTTTTTGTGCAGGCCGTGAGCGAAGTGGCGGCGGTCAACTATCTGTACGGCTGTGCATCGGCCGGTTTACCGTGTATGACGTTTACTTCGTCACCCGGATTTAGCCTCATGCTCGAAGGTATTTCTTACATGATCGGCGCAGAATTACCCGCTGTGTTTGTCAATGTCATGCGCGGTGGCCCGGGACTGGGCAATATCGGCCCGGAACAAGCAGACATCAAACTCGTGTGCCGCGGACTCGGTCACGGTAATACGCATGCGATCGTACTGGCACCGTCTTCTCCGCAGGAGATGATGGATCTTACGATGCAGGCGTTTCAGCTTGCCTTCAAATACCGCAATCCCGTGATCGTCGTCGGTGACGGCTATATGGGCCAGATGACCGGTAAAGTGGAATTGCCGGATCACATGATCAAACCCGGGTTGCCGGCATGGGCCGTATGGGGCGACGAAGCGCACCGCGGCAATCTGATTTCGTCCATTCAACTCAGCGAACAGGATCTCGAAAAACATAATCTGATGATCAATCAAAAGTATGCGCAGATGACGCATCATGAACAGCAGGCCGATCTTTTCCGGTGCGAAGATGCGGATGTACTCATCGTAGCCGCCAATACACCCGCACGCATGGCCAAAGGCGCTGTACAGGAATTGCGCCGTCAGGGTATGCGCGTCGGACTCTTCAGGCCGATCACATTGTGGCCTTTCCCGATAGATCGGCTCAAGCCGCTCTTGTATCACGTCAAACAGATCATCTGCGTCGAAGCCGGCAACGGACAACTGGAGGACGAATTGCGTTTAGCGATGAGCAAAGCCGAACTGCCGATGCCGCGGGTAGAACATGTCCGTCATTTTGGCGGCGTACTTCCGCAAACGCACGAAATCGTTGAAAAAGTTTTATCGATGGAAGAGGTGATCGCATGA
- a CDS encoding acetyl-CoA hydrolase/transferase family protein: MGWREDYKRKTVTAEEAVLAIKPGDRVFTSGNAATSYVLLSALAKRKDELTDVEVTHVLLLGDDPLSKPEMAGHFRHNSLFVGPADRDAVNDGRADYIPVFLYEIPKLFASGEKKLDVAIIQTSMPDDHGYMSLGVETLATMAAIRAAKIVLAQVNENMPRTLGDCFVHVSKIHKLVEVHEDLPELPRPQITDTEKRIGQYVAQLVDNGATLQLGIGGIPDAVLASLADKRDLGIHTEMVSDGVIQAIESGIVTGSKKTLHPGKVIGTFALGSKHLYNYIDNNPMFEFRPSDYTNDPFIISRNENMVAVNSAIEVDITGQICADSIGTKIFSGFGGQVDFIRGAAYAKGGKPIIALPATAQGGKTSRIAPALKSGAGVVTTRADVHYIVTEFGIAYLHGKNLRERADALIAIAHPDFREELARAAHERFKYNSK; the protein is encoded by the coding sequence ATGGGATGGCGTGAAGATTATAAACGCAAAACGGTAACTGCGGAAGAGGCCGTATTGGCCATCAAACCCGGCGATCGTGTATTTACGAGCGGTAATGCCGCCACATCGTATGTCCTGCTCAGTGCGCTTGCAAAACGTAAAGACGAACTTACCGATGTCGAAGTAACCCACGTGCTTTTACTCGGCGATGACCCGCTTTCCAAACCGGAAATGGCCGGGCATTTTCGTCATAATTCATTATTTGTAGGCCCGGCCGATCGTGATGCCGTCAATGACGGACGCGCCGACTATATCCCCGTTTTCCTCTACGAAATTCCCAAACTTTTTGCTTCGGGCGAAAAGAAACTCGACGTAGCTATCATTCAGACCTCCATGCCGGATGATCACGGTTACATGAGTCTCGGGGTGGAAACGCTGGCTACGATGGCCGCGATACGTGCCGCTAAAATCGTACTTGCTCAGGTCAATGAAAACATGCCGCGCACGCTCGGCGATTGTTTTGTGCACGTTTCCAAAATTCACAAACTTGTCGAAGTGCATGAAGATTTGCCGGAGTTACCGCGCCCGCAAATCACCGACACGGAAAAACGCATCGGTCAATACGTGGCTCAACTTGTAGACAACGGTGCTACGCTCCAGCTTGGTATCGGCGGTATTCCGGATGCCGTATTGGCATCGCTCGCCGACAAACGTGATTTGGGTATTCATACGGAGATGGTTTCCGACGGTGTGATACAAGCTATCGAATCCGGTATCGTTACGGGTTCCAAAAAAACACTGCATCCCGGAAAAGTGATCGGTACGTTCGCACTCGGTTCCAAACACCTCTACAATTATATCGATAATAATCCGATGTTCGAATTTCGTCCTTCGGATTATACCAACGATCCGTTCATCATTTCGCGTAATGAAAATATGGTCGCGGTTAATTCCGCCATCGAAGTGGATATCACCGGACAGATTTGTGCTGACTCCATCGGCACTAAAATTTTCTCCGGATTCGGCGGTCAGGTGGATTTTATTCGCGGCGCCGCTTACGCCAAAGGCGGCAAACCGATCATCGCGCTGCCGGCTACGGCACAAGGCGGGAAAACATCCCGCATCGCACCGGCTCTTAAATCGGGGGCAGGTGTAGTCACGACGCGGGCCGATGTACACTATATCGTTACGGAATTTGGTATAGCTTATCTTCATGGCAAAAATCTACGCGAACGTGCCGACGCGCTGATCGCCATCGCGCACCCGGATTTCCGGGAAGAACTTGCGCGCGCGGCGCACGAACGATTCAAATATAATTCTAAGTAA